A window of Oncorhynchus kisutch isolate 150728-3 linkage group LG10, Okis_V2, whole genome shotgun sequence contains these coding sequences:
- the LOC109898225 gene encoding mucin-2 isoform X1, with translation MERIRLMLGALLLTLSLPSLPAQDNVTVTVPENVTMAAPINEEVTMAASTPEATIETTSVPVVITRAQPAPEIITLVTAIPKVTSVSVPTTDAITMVITNPEITSVQESTSDAPTTTSEAETMTPSPVTIEGPIDTTTPPGPKPTLSQDVLTTTSYLPTTSQDHLTSVIPVWPLHTTPPLTEDSTYTPEPTPASEITVCHTEGLTTAPTSPSVNAAPGHATTPTTTHTSTDPDSTVAGVRVETGQPSLLWVIIVALLIGVIFAGVFYCVCLVIRRKSQSRTEHFVSSFRNGKSSKRKKGPEEDAWAGPVKLGGGDREEDEGGEEGGSPEDNKREGAGTDVVLSTFIANETEGERGGPDGGVGVAGSKEAEKWEEKEPLLYIDEGVEEGQERMAPPSLSKSNPEKTGGERGEGEN, from the coding sequence ATGGAGCGGATACGGCTGATGCTTGGGGCTctgctcctcaccctctctctgcccaGTCTCCCTGCTCAAGATAATGTCACTGTCACTGTACCTGAGAATGTCACCATGGCAGCACCTATTAATGAGGAAGTCACGATGGCAGCCTCTACACCGGAGGCCACCATAGAGACAACGTCTGTTCCTGTGGTCATCACTAGGGCACAGCCTGCCCCTGAAATTATCACCCTGGTAACTGCTATTCCGAAAGTAACTTCTGTTTCAGTACCTACCACTGATGCCATCACTATGGTAATAACAAACCCTGAGATCACCAGCGTTCAGGAGTCCACATCTGATGCACCAACTACTACTTCAGAGGCTGAGACGATGACACCTTCCCCTGTGACCATTGAAGGGCCTATAgacacgaccactccacctggcCCTAAACCCACCCTCTCCCAAGACGTCCTTACAACCACCTCTTATCTCCCAACCACTTCCCAGGACCACCTGACTTCTGTTATCCCAGTCTGGCCCCTCCACACCACCCCTCCTCTGACGGAGGACTCCACTTACACACCTGAACCTACACCTGCCTCAGAGATTACTGTCTGCCACACAGAGGGACTTACCACTGCACCCACCTCCCCATCGGTCAATGCCGCCCCCGGCCATGCCACGACCCCCACTACCACCCACACCTCCACAGATCCAGACTCTACGGTGGCTGGGGTCAGAGTGGAGACAGGTCAGCCCAGCTTGTTATGGGTCATCATCGTCGCTCTCCTGATCGGGGTTATATTCGCGGGCGTGTTCTACTGTGTATGTCTGGTCATCAGACGAAAGAGCCAGAGCCGCACCGAGCACTTTGTGTCCAGCTTCCGGAACGGGAAGAGTTCCAAGCGGAAGAAAGGGCCGGAGGAAGACGCCTGGGCAGGGCCAGTGAAGCTAGGGGGTggggacagggaggaggatgagggtggggaggagggagggagcccAGAGGACAACAAGAGAGAGGGGGCTGGAACGGATGTGGTGCTGAGCACATTCATAGCCAacgagactgagggagagaggggtgggcctGATGGGGGAGTAGGAGTGGCTGGGAGCAAGGAGGCAGAGAAATGGGAGGAGAAGGAGCCTCTGCTGTACATtgatgagggagtggaggagggacaagagaggaTGGCTCCTCCTTcactttcaaaatcgaacccagaaaagacaggaggggaaagaggggagggggaaaaTTAA